DNA sequence from the Streptomyces tsukubensis genome:
CGGCTAGGTCGTGCTGCCCGGGGCCCGTACGACCGCTGTGGTCGTACGGGCCCCGCTGTCTGTCCGGCCTTCAGCCAGGCAGCCTGCCGGTGCGCAGGGTCCGGTCCAGCTCGGCGTCCGGGTACGGGGTGTCCAGGGCGCCCTCAAGCAGCTTCCCGTAGAACTCCGTCACGACCGCCGCGGTCGGGGCATGACGCCGGATCACCTCCCGTACCGCCTCGGGCCCCTCCGGGGGTTCCTTACCCTCCGCGCAGGCCCGGATGAGCGCCTCGCGCTCCTGCCGCCCCCGGCCGTGGACGGCGGTGACCAGCCAGTTCACCAGATAGCTCATGGTGTACGCCTGGTCGTGGCCGCGGTGGCGGGCGGCGAAGCCGCGTTCCGCGGGGGAGAGGTCGAAACGGGTGGAGAGCGCGAGCCCGTAGTCGGTGAAGTAGAGGCGCCGGCCGTCGGTGAGGATGTTCCGGAAGTGGCTGTCGAAGTGCAGCAGCCCCTGCCCGGCCAGGAACCGGATGCCGTCGGTGAGTTGGTCCTCGGTGCGCCGTACGGCTCCGTCCGCTCCCTCCCCGCCGCGGCCGACCGCCTTTTCCAGCCAGTCGTGCAGGGTCCGGGGGACGTACTCCAGGAAGAGCACGAGGCTCGCGGAGGAGTCCCGCAGCTCTTCGATGCGGCGCCGGACGCCGGATCCGCCGCCCCAGTGGTCCACGGCCCGGTCGATGTCGGCCAGTTCATCGGGCAGGGCGGTCGGGGCGGCGGGGAGGACCCGCCAGTGGTACATCAGCGGGAAGCCGCCGT
Encoded proteins:
- a CDS encoding protein kinase family protein; its protein translation is MPSDSPTGERLHAYGTAATALALHDDRRLAALLEAARPLGSGIGGTSALLDVDGTPVFVKRVPLTDTERAPGNRHSTADLFGLPLVCQYGMTGIGSPGFGAWRELAVHTMTTNWVLTGAYGGFPLMYHWRVLPAAPTALPDELADIDRAVDHWGGGSGVRRRIEELRDSSASLVLFLEYVPRTLHDWLEKAVGRGGEGADGAVRRTEDQLTDGIRFLAGQGLLHFDSHFRNILTDGRRLYFTDYGLALSTRFDLSPAERGFAARHRGHDQAYTMSYLVNWLVTAVHGRGRQEREALIRACAEGKEPPEGPEAVREVIRRHAPTAAVVTEFYGKLLEGALDTPYPDAELDRTLRTGRLPG